The sequence GTCCTGCCCAGTGTCTACGGACATGGCGCATGAGGGAAAGGCTGATGTGGATCATCCCGACAAGGAGGGCGATTTCCATAAAGATGCTATCGCAGAAGTCATCGAAAACGATGTATTTCATAAAGCCATCTTTGACCTCTTTCCCCTCTGCTAAAAACTCAATCCCCTCTTCGATTCCGACAAGCTGGGGGAAGTGTTCTGTCACCTCTTGATAGACTTCATCTTTTGCGGCGATGTGGTAGTCGGCTTTTTTCTGGGCTAGGTAGTTGAGGACCGAGAATTTGTTCATGGGGCTTTTCGGGGAAAGTTCGATCCCAAAATAAGAGCCAGAAAGGGCTCCCCAAAGGATGCAGGAGACCGAAAGGACGGTAAAGAGACGCAAAAACCTTTTTCCTGAGCCGGAGATCTTTTTGAAAAGTTTCCGAAAGAGGAGGGCAAGGCCCAAGAAGATCACTCCATAACCCGCATCGGAGATGATCATGGCAAAGAAAATGGCAAAGGCCCAAAAAACCCACGTCGAAGGGTCTTTATCCTGAGGCGCGGGGGTATCGTAAATGTGGACGAGGTCTTCCCCTACCTTCCCGTAGTTTTTGTTCTCCATGTAGGTGGGGATCCGCTCCCCGTCTTCGATTGCGACCTCTTCGGCATGAATGCCCAGCCCCTCAAGAAGGGGGAAAAGGCCGTGGAGGCGGTTTTCGGGGATCCATCCCTCAATAGCAAAGAGGGAGCCATCCATCTGAGAAGTGGTGGCACTCGCAACATCTTCGAGGTGATAGGCGTTAAGAAGGGTGGTCAGATGCTCTTTTAAAAAGTCGATATAGGCGGCGTTTTCTTTGAGCTCTTGGTGACATCCCTTGAGCTTGAGATGTGCCGTTTCGAGATCGTTTTCGAGCTGCGATAGGGAGCGGTCAAAGTGGAGCTCAATCATCCCCTTAAAGCTTTCCACTTTATGGGAGATGGTCATGAAGTAGTCCATGTCATACTCAGAGCCAACCGGGATGAGAACTTCCTCAAGCTCCATTTTCTTGAGTTTGGCTTTTTTGACGCAGAAAAACTGGATATTGCGCCCCGTCTCTTGCTCAAGCTTCCGGATCTCTTCAGGGGAAAAATCACCAAGGGGTTCTACCCGAGAAATCTCTGCTTTTAAGAGGCGGATCTCCTCTTCTAATTTTTCTGCCCAGATTCCACTTTCACTCGTGGTATGGACAAGCTTATCGGCATTTAAGTCTTTTGTGAGCTTGGCTTGTTTGACTTGAGGCTGCTTCCGCAACATTTTAAGGGCGGTTAAGACCTTTTGAATCGGATCGGGATAGTCGACCTTCCCCTTTCGGGTTAAAAACTCGATAAACCCTTTGGCTTGGGCCCTCTCAAAGAAGAGTTCGACATCTTCTTTGACGCCGACGAAAAGATACTTTTTTACCCCTATAACTGTCATCCCTTCCTCTTCATAATTTTACTTTTGGCAACCTTTGCTTGGGCCACGGAGGCCAGCTCCTGGTCTCCTAGAAAGACTTTGATCTTCTTGATATTTTTTTGTGTCCGGGGGATCAAAATCTTTTCAAAAAGATTGACCCGAATCGACACTTCGCGCAGCTCCTTTTCAAGAATCCGCTTCTTTTCCTTGACCACTTCGATCTTTTCTTTGGCGATGATGAGCTCTTTGATCTGCTCCATCGCCGAATCGATCCAAAGGGGAGACTCAAAGAGGGAGTAGCTATTGGGCTTAAAAATCACCTTCTCAAAGAAGGGAATCTCTGCCCCCGCAATGTTCTCAAACCGCTTTTCGGTCGTTTCGACCTGGGCCCCCTCATAGAGGGTTTCCGCGTGCGCGTCGGTTAAAAGGGATTGGAACGTTTCACACTTTCCTTTTTCTTCCCTATAGGCGCGCTTCAGCCCTTCGATCTCATAAAGGGCGTTATTGACCTCGGTTTGGAGCATCGCTTTTTTAAGCTGGAGGGTGGGCAGATATTTCTCAAGCTGCCCCAGCTTATACTGCTGGTCGCGAAGTTCCATCTTTGTCAATTTAATTTGCGCCATACTCTCGCTATTTGGGCCAGTATTTGTTTAATAGGTCTTGCTTAATTCCCACTTCATGGGGTTCAAAACATTCGGCCAACGTTTGCCATCCCAGGTCAAGGGCCTCCTCAACGGGGATGTTTACCTCAAGATTCATCATCCGATCTTCAAAAAGATAGGAGTACTCAAGGAGCTTTTGGTCCCACCGGGAAAGGCGGAATCCCATGCTCTGCCGCTCTCTCGCCTTTTTCGACTCGGCGTAGAGGCGGATCTGGGCATTGGCGATGTCTCCATGGTCTTCACGAGTCACACTCCCGATCACCTGCTGCTTCAAACGGGAAAGCGATCCAAAGGGGTCGATCCGCTGGTCGTGGAGGTAAAACTGCCCTTCGGTGATGTATCCGGTGTTGTCGGGAATGGGATGGGTCACATCGCCCCCCGGCATCGTGGTCACCGAGATGACGGTGATCGAGCCACTCCCATCGATGTCGACCGCTTTTTCGTAGCGGGAGGCAAGATCGGAGTAGAGCGATCCGGGGTAACCCCGGTTTGAGGGAACTTGGTCCATCGTGATCATGATCTCTTTCATCGCATCGGCAAAGGCAGTCATATCGGTCAAAAGGACGAGGACATCTTTGTCCTTAGTGGCAAATTGTTCGGCGCAAGCAAGGGCCATATCGGGAACGAGCATACACTCGACCGCAGGGTCGGTTGCTTTATGGATGAACATCACCGTTTTTTCCATCGAACCTGACCGCTCCGCATTATCGATAAAAGCTTGATAGTCATCGTAGCGGAGTCCCATCCCCCCAATGATGACGATATCGGCATCGGTCTGATTGGCGATCCGCATGAGAAGTTGGTTGTAGGGCTCCCCTGCAATCGAAAAAATTGGGATTTTCTGCGATTTAACGAGGCAGTTAAAGACGTCGATCATGGGGATATTGGTGTTGACCATTTGATGGGGAACAACTCGCTTGACCGGGTTAAAAGAGGGCTTGCCAATATCGATCTTTTCTCCAACTATTTCGGGGCCATCATCGATCGGCTCCCCACTTCCATTAAGGCGCCGCCCTAAAAGGGCATCACCACCGGTGGCTTGCATCTGGTGACCTAAAAAGACCACCTTATCCCCTGTTGAAACGCCGCGCGGGTTTTCAAAGGCTTGGAGGGTCACCTTTTCCCCATCAATACTTAAGACAGAGGCTAGGGTTGTTTGCCCCGACTTGCGTTGGATTTTCCCCAGCTCTCCCATCTTCACCCCTTTGGCAATGACGGTGATCAGGTTTCCGCGGATGTCAATGATGCGATCGTATATTTTGTTCATATTAATCTCTCTTTATGGCGTTTTCTATCCGGTGGGTAATCCCCTCAAAGGCCCGCTTATAGCCGTCCGATTCAAAAGGCATGAAGTTCATGTTTTTAATCTCACTTTGCAGGCTTAAGAAGAAGTTGCGCGCTTCGTCATGGCCGTCAAAAGCGAAAGGGGCGTTAAAGATCGACTGGATCAACTCAAATAAGATGAGCTGCCGGTCGAGGGGACAGTAGGTGTCTTGTTTATCAAAAGAGTTTTGTTGAAGGTAGGAAAAGTCGTAGAGATCTCCCTTAAGATAGGTGACAAGGTCATCGATCGTGATCCCCTCTTCACCGACCACTTCCATCCGCTTTCCAATCTCATCTCCCTGTTTGAGGTAGTGGAGGGCTTTGCCATTTTTTTCGTCCCATTCAGAAACCCCTTTTCCTTCAAGGTGGCGACTCACATCTTCGATATACTTCGACCAAGAGATGAGAGGATCGATCGCCGGATACTTTCGGGCATCTGAGCGGGCTCGTGACAATCCCAAAAAGGCTCCCACAACAGCTAAGGTTGCTTGGGTCACCGGCTCCTCAAAGTTTCCTCCCGCAGGAGAGACGGTTCCCGCAATGGTGAGTGATCCCTTCTTGTCCCCTTTCATTTGGATCACTCCAGAGCGCTCATAAAAAGCGGCAATCCGTGAGCCAAGGTAAGCAGGGAAAGCCTCTTCACCGGGAATCTCTTCAAGACGGCCTGACATCTCCCGCATAGCTTGCGCCCACCGAGAGGTGGAGTCGGCCAAAAGGAGGACATCAAGACCCATCTGACGGTAGTATTCAGCAATGGTTGCCCCCAAATAAACAGAGGCTTCTCGCGCCGCTACCGGCATCGAGGAGGTGTTGCAGATGATCGTCGTCCGACTCATCAGCGGTTCATTCGTATGAGGGTCGGTCAGGTGGGGGAAGGTTTTTAAGACTTCCACAACCTCACCCGCTCGCTCTCCGCAGGCGGTGATGATGACAAGATCCACAGCCGAGTACTTTGAAAGGTGGTGTTGCAAAACGGTTTTTCCAGCACCGAAAGGGCCCGGAGTACAGAAGGTTCCCCCTTTCAGGATCGGGAACTGGGTGTCGATCACCCGCTCTCCGGTATCCATCATCTCGGTGGCTTTGACCTTTTTCCCTTGGATGAGGGGCATTTTTACCGGCCATCTTTGGACCATCGTGATCGGGAACTCTTCTCCCTTTTCATTCTTGACCTTAGCAATCACCTCATCGATCGTATAAGAGCCTGCAGAGGCGACCCATGAAACGGTATACTTGCCCTGCATGGAGAAGGGGAGCATGATGTGGTGGTGGAACCGCCCTTCCATCGTGGTGCCGAGGGTATCCCCTCGCTCGAGCATATCGCCCACTTTGGCAATGGGGTGGTAATCCCAATGCTTTTGCCGATCGAGAGGGGCAAGGTAGACCCCACGCTGCAAGAAAAGACCCGACGCATCGGCCACTTTTTCCAAAGGGTTTTGAAGTCCATCGAAAATGGCGCTGATCAGACCAGGGCCGAGCTCTGCTTCTAAAAGGTGGGTGGTAAAGGTGACAGGGGTGTAGAGCTCAATACCGACGATATCTTCGAAAACCTGGAGCTTTGCAACATCACCAGCGATCTCAATCACCTCTCCTTTCAAAGAGACATCTCCCACCTCGACCATGGCCACCTCTCCCTGTCTCACATCCCCCTTAAAGCGGATGTGGAGGAGGTTTCCAAAGGCCTTGACGACCTCTCCCGTTGCGTGCACACTCTTTTCGTTACTCATTTGAACCTATCTGTAAGTTATAATATTCTTGGTTTTCGATGATTTCTAACATATTTTTGGATGCTGATTTGAGGACATTGTCCAAAAGACAAGGCCAAAAATCAGCATCCAAAAAGATGTAGAAAGGGCGAAAAGAAAGGGTGTTAGAATTTGCAGATAGGTTCATAAATCACCCTTTACAATTTCGTTTAAACCTTCGCCGCCCCGTTTTTCATCTAAAGCAAACCGATCTTCCACAATCATGAGCTGGACCAAGTAGCCCAGTAAGTAATCGATCGAAAAGGGCTGATCTTGAGTCGCTTCCAAAACCCGCTCAAACCGGTAGCGGGCCATCGCCTCATACTGCTCATCCGGTTTTCCTTCCGTCCCTTTAAGCTTGTCCCCTAAATCGGCATATTCGAAGGGAAACTCAAAAGTAGAGGCATCTTTTTGGGCCAAAATTTGGGCAACCAGCGGATCGTGAAAGTCCTCATACTGGAGCTCCTCTGCCGGGTCGACCCCGAGCTTTTTGGACCGGTAGCCAGCGATTAAAATCCGCCACTCATGCTCAAAAGCAAAATACCACTTTAAAAAGCCCTCATACTCTTCGTTGAAGTAAGCAATAAGCACCTTAGAAAAGTTCCTCAGCTTTTCATCCTCATCAAGGGCGTCAAAAAGGTAAGGGGGCAGTTCCACCCGGTTAACAAGGGCTTCGTCAAGCTCTTTTTCTGTGAAGTTCCCCCTCAAATCGAGAGGCTTATTCTTTAAAAGCTGCACCACATTCTTTAAATCGATCAAGGTGCGGATCGCCTGCACTTTTTCTAGGTCGGCGGAGGTTAGGTTGCTCCTATAAAGGGCGACTAACTCTTCAAACCCAATCGGCGGTTCTCCTCCTATAGCAAGGGAGGGAAGAAGACTTCCTAAGAAGAAATGCTTCATGACTATACCGCAAAAATGACAGAGCGGAAGTCATCTCTTACAAATTTAGCAACGAGGCTTTTTAACGCTTCTTCCGACAGATCCAGTGTCATATTTTTATCTACAATTTTTACCTGGGCACCTCCCTCGATGGTGTCGATTTCAGCTCCTTTTCCTTTGAGTTTTTCAAGGACTTCTTTGGTCAGCTCTTTATTGACCGCTTCAGGACTCACACTTTTCCCGATAATCCCCTTGAGATCGCCACTAATCCCCTCTTTCTCGATTCCTTTCACAAGAGCGGAGAGGATTTCAGCAACAACCTTGGGATCTTTGGCCTGATCTCCAACAAACTTATCGAAAGCAGGGTTAAAGAGCTTTTTCTCGATCTCTTGCTTTAAGGTATCGATACTTTTTTTACAGGCCAAGTGGATCGAGGCCTCAAAGACGTTTCGCTCTTCTGCAACTTTCTTTTTCGCATCCTCATACATCCGCGCTCCGCTGCGCTTTGCCTCTTGGACAATTTTCTCAGCTTCTTCACGCGCCTTTGTAATGATCCTTTCCCCTTCCTTCTTAGCCGGGTCGAGAGTCTCTTTACGGAGAACTTCGCAGATCTTTTTAACTTTCTCTTTTCCTGTATCGACAGCTTTCATTTACACCTCGCAGATATCTTGCTTCCAACTTACCTGTTAGAGAAAAAGATTTCAAGCACAAAAAAAGCCTCCCTTAAGGAGGCCTAAAGGAACCTGGAAATCGAATTGAAAACTATTGGTTAGAGGCAGGAAATTTATAGTCTACGATAGAAAAGATAATGTTTGCAATTACAACAATAGCAATAGCAATACCAAGCCCAGAAAAAGCTTCCGAAGTATCCTCATTTTTTTGCGCAGTTAACAAGTCGCTAACCAAACCTGCAAGCGTGACAGCACCACCTAAACTCATCTTCTTTGGATCATATGTAGAAAACATCCTATTAACAAATATAGCGCCAACCTTTCTCAAATGACTTTTATCAATCTCTTTCATTTCAGTAATAAGTTTTTTTACTGTTCGATTCTCAATATGAGCATAAGTGGGGTGACTTAAAACCTCTCGGTTTAAATCCTCGAAATTTCCGGTCTCCTTAATATTTCTTGTTAAATCTAAAATTGCCCCATAAAGAAGTGAGATTTTTTCTTCAGTGGAATAGTTTGCTATTTCGTTTTCCAGGCCTGGCAAGCCCCCTAAGATAATTTTATTTTTGCAGAGAGCAGAAATCGCTCTTAGCTGCCTTTTGATCAAGTTAATATCATTATTATTGTCATTATTATTGTCATTCCAGGTGTTATTTAAATTATTATTAATAACTGCATGTATGTTTTCCACTTGTTGGTTGATGTTATCAATTACGTTTTGGATGTTACCTAAACCACCATTGTTGTTATTGTTTTGAAGACCAACAATATTATTGCTTGCTGCCATAAAAACCTCTTTTTTATTATAATTAAATTAGCTACAACAATAATTATATCAAAAATAAAAATAAAACTCAAAAAAAACATTGATAAAAACAGGAACCTCCGTTATAAAAAACACAACTACTCAAAAAACACCCTAAATCTTTTCACAAGACACTTAAAATAAACTGTTTAAAGGTTTCCTGAAAACCACTGACACAAAGCCCAACAATCTATTTAAAATCAATTTATATAAAAAAATAGATAATAAGTTTATTCAGTATAGAATGATTTTTAGAGAATCAGGGGCAAACAAGTCAGAGCCCTCTTTTTTGAATGATACTTATCCTTAACATTCTGTAAGTTAAAGCTTAAAGAAGCCTAACAAAATCACAGACACCCTTCAAGAACAAAAAAGCATGAAATTTGATCGTTGCATATGCTAAAATGGGGGTATCTTACGACGCCACAAGGAGGCTAATGCAATGATAAATCTCATCTGCAGCTGGGGTTGCATTCCTTTGAATTGGAATTCAGCTAAAATGGATTACGATATTAAAGAACTAGAATCTAAATTAGATGAGTTTAAAGAAATTATCGACAAAAAAAAATTTGCAAAATGGAAGGATTTAGAAGAAGAAATTCAGCACCAATTCAAGAGCTTGGGGGATTATTACCTCGATGACAGGATAGAAAAAAAAGCAGCCTCTATTTTTTCCACTGTTGCACGAAGAGATGTTCTTATCAAGAAGTACTGTAGCGAAAATAAAGATCAGCTCAAAGGAAATAAAGATACAATTAATAAAATCCGCCGTTCTATCGTAGCACCATCACTTTATAAATGATTAACAAGACGCACTTAAATTAGGCGTGTCTCACCCAAAAAACCTAATGCTAAAGGAAGGGGAGGCTCGGAAGCCCGCCTTTTTATACCCAACTTTATCAAGCGGCCACCAGAGGAAAACCCTTTAAATCTTTTCTACTTTGTTGAAAGGCTACAAGAGGCTTTGGTTGCATCAACTGAAAGAGTTTGGCTTTCAAGTGCATTCTTAGATAAAGGGTCCTTCTCAAAGTAGTCCTTTCCTTTTAACCTTAAAGCTCTATAAACTACTGCTTCACTTAAAGGTTCCGCCATCACCACGCCTTCGAGAAAATAATGTATCGTTTCAGAGAGATCGTGATAAGCATTTATAATTATGTCAGACTCCTTAAAATTTTGTTTAATTTTTTCTATATTCGAGCTCCTATTTCGTATCGCTTCATAAAATTGAACCTTTGGGAAAAAACTATCGGGCTTTTGGCCTCCCATCGGTGTATCTAGGTGCATTGTGATACAGTTGACCTGTTTTAGCCCTCTTTTTTTGAGCATATCGAAAATTTTATCCCTTGAAACACTTGGGGCTGAAACATCTAATAGTGTTTTCGCTCCTTTTTCATTAACTCCTACAACAACTAAACTTTGCCCATAACATTGAATATGGAGGTGGTTAAGAGAAACTGGCATAGGTTTTTTTTTGAAGGTTATAAGCTGCTTTTCTAGTGTCTGATTGTGGGCATATAAAAGGTTGAAAATGTTTTTAAATCCTAATTTCTCAGCCAGCGCTAAAGCTGTTAACCTTGGGCCAGAAGTTTCCCGGTACCCAATATTGATGTCAGGGTGATTTAAAAGCTCTTTAACGGTTTCTTCATTTCCTGTTCTTACAGCATTGATAATAAAAGCACTGCTTGAATATCCCCGTTTTGGATTTATTGGAACAAGTTCCCATTGTTCAACAATTGCTTTAACAAGATCTGAACGCTGCTGCTGAATAGCGTTATGTAGAATGGAGTCCAATAAAGGCTTTCCAGAACGATCATGAGTCAGAGTAAGGAACTCTAAGAGGTTCTCGTATTGCTCATTTTGTTTCCGAGCTATCTTTGAAACCTGGGTTAACATTAGCAAACAGATTTTTTGAGTCTGATCTAGCTCTTTCATTTGAGGGTCAACCTTTCGGACCTGCTCTATACATGAAGCAGCTTTACCTAACTCCTCGTTTAACAGCGCAATCACCGTTGCCTCTATGTAGTTACCCATACTTTCTTTGGTTTTCCCTTGTAAATTCAAGACATGAGCCAAGTTGCAAGCA is a genomic window of Candidatus Neptunochlamydia vexilliferae containing:
- a CDS encoding ankyrin repeat domain-containing protein; translated protein: MSIASSSIQGSSGQLYPQYCQWSTSQFSYVFKLQNASTLALKVYDISKGCVHKKSFSTKEIGERAVSLITSRGDVSVVLENLVNSGALSRDYFPVPSKYEEIEVLLKNKNWLGAEKVILNVLKGAKESEKKRCYEYLETVYKAENPDKLKELWSNQASGYVSLSKFAEAQEVYEKAYSYFKSYDAACNLAHVLNLQGKTKESMGNYIEATVIALLNEELGKAASCIEQVRKVDPQMKELDQTQKICLLMLTQVSKIARKQNEQYENLLEFLTLTHDRSGKPLLDSILHNAIQQQRSDLVKAIVEQWELVPINPKRGYSSSAFIINAVRTGNEETVKELLNHPDINIGYRETSGPRLTALALAEKLGFKNIFNLLYAHNQTLEKQLITFKKKPMPVSLNHLHIQCYGQSLVVVGVNEKGAKTLLDVSAPSVSRDKIFDMLKKRGLKQVNCITMHLDTPMGGQKPDSFFPKVQFYEAIRNRSSNIEKIKQNFKESDIIINAYHDLSETIHYFLEGVVMAEPLSEAVVYRALRLKGKDYFEKDPLSKNALESQTLSVDATKASCSLSTK
- a CDS encoding V-type ATP synthase subunit A; amino-acid sequence: MSNEKSVHATGEVVKAFGNLLHIRFKGDVRQGEVAMVEVGDVSLKGEVIEIAGDVAKLQVFEDIVGIELYTPVTFTTHLLEAELGPGLISAIFDGLQNPLEKVADASGLFLQRGVYLAPLDRQKHWDYHPIAKVGDMLERGDTLGTTMEGRFHHHIMLPFSMQGKYTVSWVASAGSYTIDEVIAKVKNEKGEEFPITMVQRWPVKMPLIQGKKVKATEMMDTGERVIDTQFPILKGGTFCTPGPFGAGKTVLQHHLSKYSAVDLVIITACGERAGEVVEVLKTFPHLTDPHTNEPLMSRTTIICNTSSMPVAAREASVYLGATIAEYYRQMGLDVLLLADSTSRWAQAMREMSGRLEEIPGEEAFPAYLGSRIAAFYERSGVIQMKGDKKGSLTIAGTVSPAGGNFEEPVTQATLAVVGAFLGLSRARSDARKYPAIDPLISWSKYIEDVSRHLEGKGVSEWDEKNGKALHYLKQGDEIGKRMEVVGEEGITIDDLVTYLKGDLYDFSYLQQNSFDKQDTYCPLDRQLILFELIQSIFNAPFAFDGHDEARNFFLSLQSEIKNMNFMPFESDGYKRAFEGITHRIENAIKRD
- a CDS encoding V-type ATP synthase subunit I, giving the protein MTVIGVKKYLFVGVKEDVELFFERAQAKGFIEFLTRKGKVDYPDPIQKVLTALKMLRKQPQVKQAKLTKDLNADKLVHTTSESGIWAEKLEEEIRLLKAEISRVEPLGDFSPEEIRKLEQETGRNIQFFCVKKAKLKKMELEEVLIPVGSEYDMDYFMTISHKVESFKGMIELHFDRSLSQLENDLETAHLKLKGCHQELKENAAYIDFLKEHLTTLLNAYHLEDVASATTSQMDGSLFAIEGWIPENRLHGLFPLLEGLGIHAEEVAIEDGERIPTYMENKNYGKVGEDLVHIYDTPAPQDKDPSTWVFWAFAIFFAMIISDAGYGVIFLGLALLFRKLFKKISGSGKRFLRLFTVLSVSCILWGALSGSYFGIELSPKSPMNKFSVLNYLAQKKADYHIAAKDEVYQEVTEHFPQLVGIEEGIEFLAEGKEVKDGFMKYIVFDDFCDSIFMEIALLVGMIHISLSLMRHVRRHWAGLGWIFTIFGGYLFFPKVLDATTMIHFMNIISKEAGYILGEQLFWGGIAAALILALLQKRWAGFIELTKPIELFADILSYLRLYALGLAAMILADTFNEMGMKLGFAAGFFVILAGHTINIAVGIMGGTIHGLRLNFIEWYHHSFEGGGRLFKPLKKLTPK
- a CDS encoding DUF2764 family protein gives rise to the protein MKHFFLGSLLPSLAIGGEPPIGFEELVALYRSNLTSADLEKVQAIRTLIDLKNVVQLLKNKPLDLRGNFTEKELDEALVNRVELPPYLFDALDEDEKLRNFSKVLIAYFNEEYEGFLKWYFAFEHEWRILIAGYRSKKLGVDPAEELQYEDFHDPLVAQILAQKDASTFEFPFEYADLGDKLKGTEGKPDEQYEAMARYRFERVLEATQDQPFSIDYLLGYLVQLMIVEDRFALDEKRGGEGLNEIVKGDL
- a CDS encoding V-type ATP synthase subunit D encodes the protein MAQIKLTKMELRDQQYKLGQLEKYLPTLQLKKAMLQTEVNNALYEIEGLKRAYREEKGKCETFQSLLTDAHAETLYEGAQVETTEKRFENIAGAEIPFFEKVIFKPNSYSLFESPLWIDSAMEQIKELIIAKEKIEVVKEKKRILEKELREVSIRVNLFEKILIPRTQKNIKKIKVFLGDQELASVAQAKVAKSKIMKRKG
- a CDS encoding V-type ATP synthase subunit E encodes the protein MKAVDTGKEKVKKICEVLRKETLDPAKKEGERIITKAREEAEKIVQEAKRSGARMYEDAKKKVAEERNVFEASIHLACKKSIDTLKQEIEKKLFNPAFDKFVGDQAKDPKVVAEILSALVKGIEKEGISGDLKGIIGKSVSPEAVNKELTKEVLEKLKGKGAEIDTIEGGAQVKIVDKNMTLDLSEEALKSLVAKFVRDDFRSVIFAV
- a CDS encoding V-type ATP synthase subunit B produces the protein MNKIYDRIIDIRGNLITVIAKGVKMGELGKIQRKSGQTTLASVLSIDGEKVTLQAFENPRGVSTGDKVVFLGHQMQATGGDALLGRRLNGSGEPIDDGPEIVGEKIDIGKPSFNPVKRVVPHQMVNTNIPMIDVFNCLVKSQKIPIFSIAGEPYNQLLMRIANQTDADIVIIGGMGLRYDDYQAFIDNAERSGSMEKTVMFIHKATDPAVECMLVPDMALACAEQFATKDKDVLVLLTDMTAFADAMKEIMITMDQVPSNRGYPGSLYSDLASRYEKAVDIDGSGSITVISVTTMPGGDVTHPIPDNTGYITEGQFYLHDQRIDPFGSLSRLKQQVIGSVTREDHGDIANAQIRLYAESKKARERQSMGFRLSRWDQKLLEYSYLFEDRMMNLEVNIPVEEALDLGWQTLAECFEPHEVGIKQDLLNKYWPK